From Longimicrobium sp., one genomic window encodes:
- a CDS encoding TetR/AcrR family transcriptional regulator translates to MVRDPLQLRSRETLERVAAATERLLEERPFEEITIGEILRQARCSSGSFYARFGSKDALLPFLYERYDAELRPRIEARMERTPWRELTFRDACAALVRGTLEMYLERRNLMRALALYARTHPDAFSDSFYQQRREVQELPLAVLRPFLAQVPHPSPEAALRMGFFVVACAAREKLLFGDAPHAAVTPVTLDGLTRELTHVLHSYLATPPP, encoded by the coding sequence ATGGTCCGCGATCCACTTCAGCTCCGCAGCCGCGAAACCCTCGAGCGCGTGGCGGCCGCGACGGAACGGCTGCTGGAGGAGCGCCCGTTCGAAGAGATCACCATCGGCGAGATCCTGCGCCAGGCGCGATGCTCCAGCGGCTCGTTCTACGCCCGCTTCGGAAGCAAGGACGCGCTGCTCCCGTTCCTGTACGAACGCTACGATGCCGAGCTGCGGCCGCGCATCGAGGCCCGGATGGAGCGGACGCCGTGGCGGGAGCTGACCTTTCGCGACGCGTGCGCGGCGCTCGTACGCGGCACGCTGGAGATGTACCTGGAGCGCCGCAACCTCATGCGCGCCCTGGCGCTCTACGCCCGCACGCATCCGGACGCGTTCAGCGACAGCTTCTACCAGCAGCGCCGCGAGGTGCAGGAGCTGCCGCTCGCCGTCCTGCGGCCGTTCCTGGCGCAGGTCCCCCACCCCTCGCCGGAGGCGGCGCTGCGGATGGGGTTCTTCGTGGTCGCCTGCGCCGCGCGCGAGAAGCTGCTCTTCGGCGACGCGCCGCACGCCGCGGTCACGCCCGTCACCCTGGACGGGCTGACCCGCGAGCTGACGCACGTGCTGCACAGCTACCTGGCCACGCCTCCGCCGTGA
- a CDS encoding alpha/beta fold hydrolase: MLSRAFLLAATIAVTASPPLAAQPAPLQWTPISFTSAAGERTEAETAWITVPERHANPGGPRVRLPLLRFRSRNPNPGPPIVYLAGGPGSSALSAATGIAFPIAMQMRDVADVVFFDQRGTGTAEPSLAITGTFELPLDVLVSSPEAREAVGARARRAAAEVRARGVDLAAYNTVESADDLEAIRAALGAGRITLWGHSYGSHLALAYVRRHGGHVHRMIVGGVNGPGQRWRYPGDGQALLQRVDSAVRADPRLSPLVPDLVGTTRRVLARLDAEPARVRVDSQTVVIGGDEVRLLIALSGGELDFITRLPMLMAALDAGRYEAIAGGVVAGLKQRPLRTAMTYTMHLASGVSPERLRRIRAQVPGALLGDAINFPFSDPGFQAAWGVRDLGEAFRGPLRSPVPALFMSGRYDGRTSIDDAEEVRSGFPNSAHVVIDGVAHDFYGATPAIRDVMMRFLRGEPVRDTMIPVPLEFHGPDEPVLVGELQRVAREQGGAAAAGRLREMAGPGAPGYLSSYVVDGAAAGLLRADSASAAAIELLRAGVELFPRQPALHVRLGAALRAAGDRTGAADAYRRAVALNPMLRFAAVQLARLEGREP; this comes from the coding sequence ATGCTATCCCGAGCCTTCCTTCTCGCCGCCACGATTGCCGTGACCGCATCCCCGCCCCTCGCCGCGCAGCCCGCACCGCTGCAGTGGACGCCGATTTCGTTCACCAGCGCAGCGGGGGAGCGCACGGAGGCGGAGACGGCATGGATCACGGTGCCGGAGCGCCACGCCAACCCCGGCGGGCCCAGGGTGCGGCTGCCGCTGCTGCGCTTCCGCAGCCGCAACCCCAATCCCGGGCCGCCCATCGTCTACCTGGCCGGCGGACCGGGGAGCTCGGCGCTGAGCGCGGCCACGGGCATCGCGTTTCCCATCGCCATGCAGATGCGCGACGTAGCGGACGTGGTGTTCTTCGACCAGCGCGGCACCGGGACCGCCGAGCCCAGCCTGGCCATCACCGGCACCTTCGAGCTGCCGCTGGACGTGCTGGTGAGCTCGCCCGAGGCGCGCGAGGCCGTCGGGGCCCGCGCCCGGCGCGCGGCAGCCGAGGTGCGCGCGCGCGGCGTGGACCTCGCCGCCTACAACACGGTGGAGAGCGCGGACGACCTCGAGGCCATTCGCGCGGCGCTGGGCGCGGGGCGGATCACCCTGTGGGGGCACAGCTACGGCTCGCACCTGGCGCTGGCGTACGTTCGGCGCCACGGCGGGCACGTGCACCGGATGATCGTGGGCGGCGTGAACGGCCCCGGCCAGCGCTGGCGCTACCCCGGCGACGGGCAGGCGCTGCTGCAGCGGGTGGACAGCGCGGTACGCGCCGATCCCCGCCTTTCGCCCCTGGTGCCGGACCTGGTGGGCACCACCCGCCGCGTCCTGGCACGGCTGGACGCGGAGCCGGCACGGGTGCGGGTGGACAGCCAGACGGTGGTGATCGGCGGGGACGAGGTGCGCCTGCTGATCGCGCTCTCCGGAGGCGAGCTGGACTTCATCACCCGCCTGCCGATGCTGATGGCGGCCCTGGACGCCGGCCGGTACGAGGCCATCGCCGGCGGGGTGGTCGCCGGGTTGAAGCAGCGTCCGCTGCGCACCGCCATGACGTACACCATGCACCTGGCGTCCGGCGTCTCGCCGGAGCGGCTGCGGCGCATCCGGGCGCAGGTGCCCGGCGCGCTGCTGGGCGACGCCATCAACTTTCCGTTCAGCGATCCCGGTTTCCAGGCGGCGTGGGGGGTGCGGGACCTGGGCGAGGCGTTCCGCGGTCCCCTGCGCTCGCCCGTCCCCGCGCTCTTCATGAGCGGGCGCTACGACGGCCGCACCTCGATCGACGACGCGGAGGAGGTGCGGAGCGGCTTTCCGAACAGCGCGCACGTGGTGATCGACGGGGTTGCGCACGACTTCTACGGCGCCACGCCGGCCATCCGCGACGTGATGATGCGCTTTCTGCGCGGCGAGCCGGTGCGCGACACGATGATCCCGGTGCCGCTGGAGTTCCACGGACCCGACGAGCCGGTGCTGGTGGGCGAGCTGCAGCGGGTGGCGCGGGAACAGGGCGGCGCGGCCGCGGCGGGGCGGCTGCGGGAGATGGCGGGGCCCGGCGCGCCGGGGTACCTCAGCAGCTACGTGGTGGACGGCGCGGCGGCGGGGCTGCTGCGCGCCGACTCCGCCTCGGCGGCGGCCATCGAGCTGCTGCGCGCGGGGGTGGAGCTGTTCCCGCGGCAGCCCGCGCTGCACGTGCGGCTGGGCGCCGCCCTGCGCGCTGCCGGCGACCGCACCGGCGCGGCGGATGCCTATCGCCGGGCCGTCGCACTCAACCCCATGCTCCGCTTCGCCGCCGTGCAGCTCGCTCGGCTGGAGGGACGCGAGCCCTGA
- a CDS encoding DUF4097 family beta strand repeat-containing protein, translating into MRVENLTGSLDVYTIDGPVQARGAGRQLRIETIRGSVDVAGGPEWLRVRTGAGDIDLRGGARDVALVTVSGAIRSDMHFARGRFETFSGTVSLAGNLAPGSHAEIDTHSGRAEMRLTGTPNAAFNLFTNSGTVQTNLARAPTVKRTSGGTETRFTVNGGAAQATIRTFSGEIHLQQ; encoded by the coding sequence GTGCGCGTGGAGAACCTCACCGGGTCGCTGGACGTCTACACCATCGACGGTCCGGTGCAGGCGCGCGGCGCGGGGCGGCAGCTGAGGATCGAGACGATCCGCGGCAGCGTGGACGTGGCGGGGGGCCCCGAGTGGCTGCGTGTACGCACCGGGGCCGGCGACATCGACCTGCGGGGAGGCGCGCGCGACGTGGCGCTGGTCACCGTCAGCGGCGCCATCCGCTCCGACATGCACTTTGCCCGCGGCAGGTTCGAGACCTTCTCGGGAACCGTGTCGCTGGCGGGCAACCTGGCGCCCGGGAGCCATGCCGAAATCGACACGCACTCGGGACGCGCCGAAATGCGGCTGACGGGCACCCCGAACGCGGCCTTCAACCTGTTCACGAACAGCGGGACCGTCCAGACCAACCTCGCCAGAGCACCCACGGTCAAGCGCACCAGCGGCGGGACGGAAACGCGGTTCACGGTGAACGGGGGGGCGGCACAGGCCACCATCCGCACGTTCAGCGGCGAAATCCACCTGCAGCAGTAG
- a CDS encoding ABC transporter ATP-binding protein, with translation MTLAVPHAQADTPGPHAPPALTLAGVTYRYPGSRSGVSDIDLQVPSGTIYGLLGANGAGKTTLMRLMLGLLPPDRGQVRCFGEEITRGSRAVLARVASLIETPSLYQHLTAREHLGVFRAYTGAPAARIDEVLGIVGLSESAAIVVNRFSLGMKQRLSLATALLHDPALLVLDEPTNGLDPVGIVGMRELLVRLCREHGKTVIVSSHLLAEVEKTVTHVAVVHQGRIRFDGPASDLSSAAGGAGRVRLRVASPAQALGVLAGEAHAADEAGGWIELAQAADADVARAIRSLAASGVDVYETARRGGTLEDDFLQLLKEGGDAR, from the coding sequence ATGACCCTCGCCGTACCGCACGCACAGGCAGACACGCCGGGCCCGCACGCACCGCCGGCACTCACCCTGGCCGGGGTGACGTACCGGTACCCCGGCTCGCGGTCCGGCGTGAGCGACATCGACCTGCAGGTTCCCAGCGGAACCATCTACGGCCTCCTGGGCGCCAACGGCGCGGGCAAGACCACCCTCATGCGGCTGATGCTGGGGCTGCTGCCTCCCGACCGCGGCCAGGTGAGGTGCTTCGGCGAGGAAATCACGCGCGGATCTCGCGCCGTGCTCGCACGGGTGGCAAGCCTGATCGAGACCCCGTCGCTGTACCAGCACCTTACCGCGCGGGAGCACCTGGGGGTGTTCCGCGCCTATACCGGCGCGCCCGCCGCCCGCATCGACGAGGTCCTTGGGATCGTCGGCCTGTCGGAATCCGCGGCGATCGTGGTCAACCGCTTCTCCCTGGGGATGAAGCAGCGCCTTTCGCTGGCCACGGCGCTTCTACACGATCCCGCGCTCCTGGTGCTCGACGAGCCCACCAACGGGCTGGACCCCGTCGGCATCGTGGGGATGAGGGAGCTCCTGGTTCGCCTGTGCCGGGAGCACGGAAAAACCGTGATCGTCTCCAGCCACCTGCTGGCCGAGGTGGAAAAGACGGTCACCCACGTGGCCGTGGTTCACCAGGGCCGGATCCGCTTCGACGGCCCCGCCTCGGATCTCTCGTCCGCGGCCGGGGGCGCGGGGCGGGTGCGGCTCAGGGTCGCTTCGCCGGCGCAGGCCCTCGGGGTGCTGGCCGGGGAGGCGCATGCGGCAGACGAAGCGGGAGGGTGGATCGAGCTCGCGCAGGCCGCCGACGCGGACGTAGCGCGGGCGATCCGCTCCCTCGCCGCCTCGGGGGTAGACGTGTACGAAACGGCCCGCCGCGGCGGCACCCTCGAAGACGACTTTCTCCAACTCCTGAAGGAGGGCGGCGATGCGCGCTAG
- a CDS encoding ABC transporter permease: MRASLLAEWRKVRRLHLALVSVACGVAFSALVWMSVRGALVRLANERRVEMRWQDGVIGDTTVLVSLAFPTLVIMITAMVFFVEHRTDMWKQLRALPRPISSVYAAKFLVVQLFVALAVAAALAAGLVGWELMPADAHTVWPVADATVRATLSRLALLTYLALVPASLVQFAVSARFRNVLVPVGVGLLATFACLLMMGPGRNQWLPYAYPGGVVMAEFAAPRAGGGDHVTDARYRPPAGAFGEVATRPTTILVDEAHGNRHGLGNAAEPGTLRWIVQPAEEARIQVYGLYVAVRPQALADVQLLVVAGATTDLDGKGAFSDAEIRTVQEWVRAGGSLLLLTDHEPFAGRVRRLAEAFGVRSSLDVLADPAHGDPRAPNKVRTVFGAGGVPLGAHPVTTGVGRVITYGGQALARPDPGTTVLLPLAPSARLLTGRPLFPGVPRERQGQLLAFPYGRGRVVVSGETALFTAQRKRSDGTIFGVGDAGTDNARLALNVFSWLLDRPTAGASAT, translated from the coding sequence ATGCGCGCTAGCTTGCTCGCGGAATGGCGGAAGGTCCGGCGCCTTCACCTGGCGCTGGTCTCCGTAGCGTGCGGCGTCGCGTTCTCGGCGCTGGTGTGGATGAGCGTACGGGGGGCGCTGGTGCGCCTTGCGAACGAGCGCCGGGTAGAGATGCGGTGGCAGGACGGCGTCATCGGCGACACCACGGTGCTGGTTTCTCTCGCCTTCCCCACGCTGGTCATCATGATCACGGCCATGGTGTTCTTCGTGGAGCACCGGACCGACATGTGGAAGCAGCTGCGTGCCCTCCCCCGCCCCATCTCCAGCGTCTACGCCGCCAAGTTCCTCGTGGTGCAGCTTTTCGTGGCGCTCGCGGTCGCCGCGGCGCTGGCCGCGGGGCTCGTCGGGTGGGAGCTGATGCCGGCGGACGCCCACACGGTGTGGCCGGTGGCGGATGCCACGGTGAGGGCGACGCTGTCGCGGCTGGCGCTCCTGACCTACCTGGCGCTGGTCCCCGCGTCGCTCGTGCAGTTCGCGGTGTCGGCCCGCTTCCGGAACGTCCTCGTGCCCGTCGGCGTGGGGCTGCTGGCAACCTTCGCCTGCCTGCTGATGATGGGGCCGGGCCGGAACCAGTGGCTTCCGTACGCCTACCCCGGGGGGGTGGTCATGGCCGAGTTCGCGGCCCCGCGCGCCGGTGGCGGAGACCACGTTACCGACGCACGGTACCGTCCGCCGGCCGGCGCGTTCGGCGAGGTGGCCACCCGCCCCACCACCATCCTGGTAGACGAGGCGCACGGGAACCGCCACGGGCTGGGCAACGCCGCGGAACCGGGAACCCTCCGCTGGATCGTGCAGCCCGCCGAAGAAGCGCGGATCCAGGTCTACGGCTTGTACGTCGCCGTGCGGCCCCAGGCGCTGGCCGACGTACAGCTCCTGGTGGTCGCCGGGGCCACCACCGACCTGGACGGAAAAGGCGCGTTCTCGGACGCCGAGATCCGCACGGTCCAGGAGTGGGTGCGCGCGGGCGGCTCCCTGCTGCTGCTTACCGACCACGAGCCGTTCGCCGGGCGTGTCCGGCGGCTGGCCGAAGCCTTCGGCGTCCGATCCAGCCTGGACGTGCTGGCGGACCCCGCGCACGGAGATCCTCGCGCGCCGAACAAGGTGCGCACCGTGTTCGGCGCGGGCGGCGTTCCGCTTGGAGCCCATCCTGTAACCACCGGCGTGGGGCGGGTGATCACGTACGGAGGGCAGGCGCTCGCCCGGCCGGACCCGGGCACCACCGTGCTCCTTCCGCTGGCTCCGTCTGCTCGCCTGCTCACCGGACGCCCGCTGTTCCCCGGCGTTCCGCGCGAGCGCCAGGGGCAGCTCCTGGCCTTCCCGTACGGCCGGGGACGGGTGGTGGTGAGCGGAGAGACGGCGCTGTTCACCGCGCAGCGCAAGCGGAGCGACGGCACCATTTTCGGCGTGGGAGACGCCGGGACCGACAACGCCCGGCTGGCCCTGAACGTCTTTTCGTGGCTGCTGGACCGCCCCACCGCGGGAGCGTCGGCGACGTGA
- a CDS encoding serine hydrolase domain-containing protein translates to MTLLSLFTVALVLAQDTVRPPEITPEITRLADSIAAAEFARDSLGSITVAIVSGPSLAWTRSYGFADRARTRPASAATVYRVASITKQVTAVMLLQLVEAGTVRLDDAADRWYPAAGQLVDANGLRHSPTLVQLATMTSGLVRDPDDQRRSQAGDARQWEGALELGLAHTTFAAPPGTAYQYSNIGYGVLGAALARAAGEPYLSYVERRILGPLGMRSSGFALTPALEQALAVGVDWDELYRDTLNYEDAATDHRSGVGFRVPGGGLYSTVGDLARLVALQIGHGPAGVLGPGALALRQRVPVASSSALDYGYGLGTQVYRWGDTTAVGHSGNLAGYTAQVLYDPALKFGVIVLRSAAGGEASAGRLAGRMFRMVRRTGPAGPGT, encoded by the coding sequence ATGACCCTGCTGTCGCTGTTCACGGTGGCCCTCGTGCTTGCACAGGACACCGTACGCCCGCCGGAGATCACCCCGGAAATCACCCGGCTGGCAGACTCCATCGCGGCGGCGGAGTTTGCCCGCGACAGCCTCGGCAGCATCACCGTGGCGATCGTTTCCGGGCCGTCGCTCGCATGGACCAGGAGCTACGGCTTCGCGGACCGCGCCCGGACCCGGCCCGCGTCTGCCGCGACGGTGTACCGCGTCGCGTCGATCACCAAACAGGTGACCGCGGTGATGCTCCTTCAGCTCGTGGAAGCGGGAACGGTCCGGCTCGACGACGCGGCAGACCGGTGGTATCCGGCGGCGGGCCAACTCGTGGACGCGAACGGCCTGAGGCACTCGCCGACCCTGGTGCAGCTGGCGACCATGACTTCCGGGCTCGTGCGGGACCCGGACGATCAGCGCCGGTCCCAGGCGGGGGACGCCCGCCAATGGGAGGGAGCGCTGGAACTCGGGCTCGCACACACCACGTTCGCGGCCCCACCCGGAACGGCCTATCAGTACTCCAACATCGGCTACGGCGTCCTCGGTGCCGCCCTCGCCCGGGCGGCAGGCGAGCCGTACCTGTCGTACGTCGAGCGCCGGATCCTGGGGCCGCTCGGGATGCGCTCGTCCGGCTTCGCGCTCACCCCCGCGCTCGAGCAGGCGCTCGCCGTGGGGGTAGACTGGGACGAGCTGTACCGCGACACGCTGAACTACGAAGACGCCGCCACGGATCACCGGTCGGGTGTCGGCTTTCGTGTGCCTGGCGGCGGTCTCTACTCCACCGTGGGAGACCTGGCGCGCCTCGTGGCGCTCCAGATCGGACACGGTCCGGCCGGGGTGCTCGGGCCCGGGGCCCTGGCGCTCCGCCAGCGCGTGCCCGTCGCCTCCTCTTCCGCGCTGGACTACGGCTACGGCCTCGGTACCCAGGTATACCGCTGGGGCGACACGACCGCGGTGGGCCACTCGGGAAACCTGGCCGGTTATACCGCGCAGGTGCTGTACGACCCGGCGCTGAAATTCGGCGTGATCGTGCTTCGGAGCGCCGCGGGTGGGGAGGCGAGTGCCGGCCGCCTCGCGGGGCGGATGTTCAGGATGGTTCGCCGAACCGGCCCCGCAGGGCCGGGAACCTGA
- a CDS encoding S41 family peptidase: protein MFIQPCSSALRIPALAMVAAAWSFTPASGQERRADMPVTPATRDSVALAAAETVEARYVFADKGTAAARAVRQGVRAGRYRRLETASALSDSLTADLRRGTGDKHLQVQFSATPRTAAPDAGLTAADSARDLENAQWRNFGFHAVERLDGNVGYVEMGRFDNPELAGGALATAMSFLAQTDALIIDLRNTGGGFAAMEALVTSYFIAEPKLLSTLHRRGGDTAHLWTPARVAGPRYLDKPVYVLVSGRTFSAPEALAYDLQALGRAVVVGEQTRGGANPGGWVMLGSHFAVAVPTARLESAITHGNWEGVGVRPDMPVAAAGAKKAAHRAALQRLVAENASAVRAPRWSEALEELRADDARSASATAPQ, encoded by the coding sequence ATGTTCATCCAGCCTTGCTCCTCCGCACTCCGCATCCCCGCCCTCGCCATGGTGGCGGCGGCCTGGTCCTTCACTCCCGCCAGCGGGCAGGAGCGGCGCGCCGACATGCCGGTCACGCCGGCTACGCGCGACTCGGTGGCGCTCGCCGCCGCCGAAACCGTAGAAGCGCGATATGTCTTTGCCGACAAGGGCACCGCCGCCGCCCGGGCGGTGCGCCAGGGTGTGCGCGCCGGACGCTATCGCCGCCTCGAAACCGCTTCGGCGCTGTCGGACTCGCTGACCGCCGACCTGCGCCGCGGGACCGGCGACAAGCACCTGCAGGTGCAATTCAGCGCGACCCCACGCACGGCGGCCCCCGACGCCGGACTGACCGCCGCCGACTCGGCGCGCGACCTAGAGAATGCGCAGTGGCGCAACTTCGGCTTCCATGCGGTCGAACGGCTCGACGGCAACGTGGGCTACGTGGAGATGGGGCGCTTCGACAATCCGGAGCTGGCCGGGGGCGCCCTCGCCACGGCGATGTCGTTCCTGGCGCAGACGGACGCATTGATCATCGATCTGCGGAATACCGGAGGCGGGTTCGCGGCGATGGAAGCCCTGGTCACCTCGTACTTCATCGCCGAGCCGAAGCTGCTCAGCACGCTCCACCGCCGCGGTGGCGACACCGCGCATCTGTGGACGCCGGCACGGGTGGCGGGGCCGCGCTACCTCGACAAGCCCGTGTACGTGCTGGTCAGCGGGCGCACCTTCTCGGCGCCCGAGGCGCTAGCGTACGACCTGCAGGCGCTGGGTCGCGCCGTCGTCGTGGGTGAGCAGACGCGGGGAGGGGCCAACCCGGGCGGTTGGGTCATGCTGGGGTCCCACTTCGCGGTGGCGGTCCCCACCGCGCGGCTGGAGAGCGCGATCACGCATGGCAACTGGGAGGGAGTCGGCGTGCGCCCGGACATGCCCGTCGCCGCTGCCGGCGCCAAGAAGGCGGCGCACCGCGCAGCCCTGCAGCGGCTGGTGGCCGAGAACGCCTCGGCCGTGCGCGCGCCGCGCTGGAGCGAGGCGCTGGAGGAGCTGCGTGCCGACGACGCACGGAGCGCCAGCGCCACCGCGCCGCAATGA
- a CDS encoding class I SAM-dependent methyltransferase: MKEPKRWVAAGYEEVAERHAEWAAGTRVGERIEYASRVLAWLAPGSTILDVGCGAAGVSTRMLAAPHRLVGLDLAWSNLELARRNVPAAAFVQADMGEVSFRPASFDAVVAFYSIFHLPRAEHGPLLSSIAGWLKPGGLLAAAFGTRDVAEGVEDDWLGVRMFSSSHPPETTVRLVRDAGLRVIDAQIRTEDEDGVPVPFLWVLAARNA; encoded by the coding sequence ATGAAGGAACCGAAGCGGTGGGTCGCGGCGGGATACGAAGAGGTGGCGGAGCGTCATGCCGAGTGGGCCGCAGGCACGCGGGTGGGCGAGCGCATAGAGTACGCCTCACGCGTTCTTGCGTGGCTCGCACCAGGCTCCACCATCCTGGACGTGGGTTGCGGGGCCGCTGGCGTTTCGACCCGGATGCTCGCCGCGCCCCACCGGCTGGTGGGGCTCGACTTGGCGTGGAGCAACCTGGAGCTGGCACGCCGCAACGTTCCCGCGGCGGCGTTCGTTCAGGCGGACATGGGCGAAGTTTCGTTCCGCCCGGCCAGCTTCGACGCCGTAGTCGCGTTCTATTCCATCTTCCATCTCCCCCGGGCGGAACACGGGCCGCTCCTGTCGTCGATCGCCGGCTGGCTGAAGCCGGGAGGGCTGCTCGCGGCGGCCTTTGGAACGCGCGACGTGGCGGAAGGCGTAGAGGATGACTGGCTCGGTGTGCGCATGTTCTCCAGCAGCCATCCCCCCGAAACCACCGTTCGGCTGGTTCGCGACGCCGGACTGCGCGTCATCGACGCGCAGATCCGCACCGAGGACGAGGACGGCGTGCCGGTCCCCTTCCTCTGGGTGCTGGCGGCACGAAACGCGTGA
- a CDS encoding ATP-binding protein encodes MTSPTLRDDGSFDIPVTEAHVGAGLLDSLSSGMYPDVYDILREYIQNAIDAHATTVRVSVSKHEVTILDNGEGMGLEDLDNARKVGVSGKPGTGKIGFRGIGVYSSFAVCDQVEIVTRPKGGAEAFRLVFDHAAIRAETERVSGGRRNTPPLSATLDRHTRIFPADTKSMPKDAGDGSFTYIRLLRPTQHFRTRLNDEEKVRRYLTSRVPLDFPEFEMDSAGTPKPHTGFAHAAEVRAELKAWVPSLNLVKVHYRFGSGHEQLFTQPPVDDVLRPVFRVIQTKAGVRLAFLWACVSRPRNQLSPEEARGFQIRFRGFGIGNRRFPKVFWPSRGGGQLYEWVTGEIYVLDETLVPTVDRANFEEGDNRDRLFDHLKEVFDEFEKVVGRRREALRSLERVTADLRSDDQATRKKGQKELKKSIGSLDKLREDFARDPQLSVAELLDEEGIQILDALGILDQVNDPSQIDFSDVSRPAIEKSTGGSEPEKVAEPGSQTGSDTQGHEHGTDDASDEDETGTGDADGGSSDGSGTGHGASADDDPEPPSIVETLLGLRDWPLGAEAIFRELEGALRSAFSEAEFRTARRVVHERFTDAEDVLDDRD; translated from the coding sequence ATGACCTCGCCCACACTCCGCGACGACGGGTCGTTCGACATCCCCGTTACCGAGGCCCACGTCGGGGCCGGCCTGCTAGACAGTCTTTCCAGCGGGATGTACCCAGACGTCTACGACATTCTCCGAGAGTATATCCAGAACGCTATCGATGCCCATGCCACCACGGTGCGCGTGTCCGTGAGCAAGCACGAAGTCACCATACTGGACAACGGCGAGGGCATGGGCCTGGAGGATCTCGACAACGCCCGGAAGGTCGGTGTATCCGGAAAGCCCGGCACCGGCAAGATCGGGTTTCGGGGCATCGGCGTGTACTCGTCATTCGCCGTCTGCGACCAGGTCGAGATCGTGACGCGTCCGAAAGGCGGAGCCGAAGCGTTCCGCCTGGTTTTCGACCATGCCGCCATCAGAGCTGAAACCGAGCGCGTCTCGGGCGGCCGCCGCAACACCCCGCCGCTCTCCGCAACCCTCGACCGGCACACCCGCATCTTCCCGGCTGACACCAAGTCGATGCCCAAAGATGCCGGTGATGGCTCGTTCACGTACATCCGGCTGCTCCGTCCCACCCAGCACTTCCGCACCCGCCTCAACGATGAGGAAAAGGTCCGGCGCTACTTGACGTCACGCGTGCCGCTCGACTTCCCCGAATTCGAGATGGACTCGGCTGGTACCCCGAAGCCCCATACCGGCTTCGCGCACGCTGCCGAGGTGCGCGCGGAACTGAAGGCCTGGGTTCCAAGCCTGAACCTCGTTAAGGTGCACTACCGGTTCGGTAGCGGGCACGAGCAGCTATTCACGCAGCCGCCGGTCGATGACGTGCTCCGCCCCGTGTTCCGTGTGATCCAGACGAAGGCGGGGGTGAGGCTAGCCTTCCTCTGGGCATGCGTGAGCCGCCCGCGCAACCAGCTTAGCCCCGAAGAGGCCCGCGGCTTCCAGATCCGCTTCCGCGGGTTTGGGATCGGGAACCGGCGGTTCCCGAAAGTTTTCTGGCCCTCGCGGGGCGGCGGACAGCTGTACGAGTGGGTCACAGGCGAGATCTACGTTCTTGACGAGACGCTCGTGCCCACGGTGGACCGCGCCAACTTCGAGGAAGGCGACAACCGCGACCGCTTGTTTGACCACCTCAAGGAAGTGTTCGACGAGTTCGAAAAAGTGGTCGGCCGGCGTCGCGAAGCATTGCGGTCACTCGAGCGGGTGACCGCGGACCTGCGCTCCGACGATCAGGCGACGAGAAAAAAAGGGCAGAAGGAACTCAAGAAGTCGATCGGCTCTCTCGATAAGCTGCGCGAGGACTTCGCACGCGACCCGCAACTCTCGGTCGCCGAACTGCTCGATGAGGAGGGGATTCAGATCTTGGACGCTCTCGGCATTCTGGACCAAGTCAACGATCCCTCCCAGATAGATTTTTCAGACGTCAGTCGCCCTGCCATCGAGAAGAGCACGGGCGGCAGTGAGCCTGAGAAGGTGGCGGAGCCCGGGTCGCAGACCGGCTCAGATACTCAGGGACACGAGCACGGGACGGACGACGCGTCCGATGAGGATGAAACCGGCACGGGCGACGCCGACGGAGGGAGCAGCGACGGAAGCGGCACCGGGCACGGAGCATCGGCGGATGACGATCCCGAGCCGCCCTCGATCGTGGAGACGTTGCTTGGACTCCGCGACTGGCCGCTCGGCGCAGAAGCCATCTTCCGCGAACTCGAAGGGGCCCTCCGCTCTGCGTTCAGCGAAGCCGAGTTCCGCACGGCGCGCCGCGTCGTCCACGAACGGTTTACTGACGCCGAGGATGTCCTCGACGATCGGGACTAA